GTTCACAACCTGATGTCCCAGACCACAGGAAAGCGACATAAACAGAACCACTGGCAGACAACTTTCAGCTTCCTAACAGGATCCACAGAGTCACTTCTCAACTCTTGTCTAAGCAATTCAGGTGTCAAAAACAGTTTGATGCAGCAGTGAATGCAAACATGTGATTCACCCACAGAAATGAGTAGTCTGCCTTTTTCTCATTTGGAACTCATTATTCTAAAACCTTACACTGCAAAATGCCAGAGTATGAGAAGAGTTTTATATAGGGCAGCTTGCTAATCTAAGGTCCCTTTCCCACAGCCAACTGCAAAAACGTGCCTTCCATGTTGCAAGCTCAGGTTGTATTTACTAGGATAATAAACAAATTCAGTAAAATGTAATTGTCTGGAATACAAAGCAAATAATAAAGTCAACTAGTGAAACTTCTAGTGGAACTAGGAGACCTACCTTCTGAGTTTAGGTAAAAGTCTCCCTATTACTTCTGTAATGCTCTTCCTTCTCACTTTTAGTAGAGCAGAGTTTGTCCCATGATTGGAGAAGTACTGATTTACAGAAATCTTACTATTGGGGGAATAAGTACTACATAATCCTCAGTTTGACCTGTATGCTCAATTTCCAGTTCTTGACCAACTAGTGAGCACGTGTAACTAATGGACATGTCTCCCAGCCTCTTGCAGCTGAACTATCTGAAACTGTCTTCAACAAACCACTTTCTTAAATTTGGATCAGTTGGTAGGGGAGGGGGCTATAACTGTATCAACTTCAACCACAAAGCACACCCAAGCACAGTTGGATTCagtcttttttaataaattaatgtcATTCAAAATACAGTGCCAGAACATGATGCAGCTGAACATGCTAGTAAGGTCTGTCATGAAGCACCTGTGTTCATGTTAGATTGGCAGCGCCCCACTACTGCTAGTGGTTCCTGGGATTAATGCCAGAGCAGCACTAGTCATCTGCTCTCCTGCACACAGAGCACAGGATATTCCTGAACAGTTTgctccccccaaaaaagtaaaaaacctGATAGCTAAGGGATATCTATACACAATCACACTACAGTAATGCTTGTTattaaattaacagaaaataaagaccTGGTTAATCCACACTAAAACTTTGTTTTACAATGGAAAAATACATCAGCAGCAGGAAGTAATATACATGAGCCAATGTTACTGTAATACAGAATGTGGAGACATTTACTGATTAAAGCTCCACACAGACCCGCACTATGAGGGCTGACAATTCCTATTGCAAGCCCAGCAACTTAAGTCCACACCTGGTAAACTACCAGCTGCTTGGAAGACCTGTATTCTAAATAGACAGGTATAAGTTAGTGAAAATAGAATACATGCACCTAATAATACAGCTTGACTGAACCTGCAGTCATTTTGCCCTGCATGTTACCATACAATGGAAGATCTACCCTTCCTACCACAGGTAGATCCAtgggatttgtttctttttcttttaatggcatTACTATACCAACGTGGATATTAGTATTAAGTGCAGCACAGTCCATTAATTAGGCCACACTGAGAATTACATAACTAGCACTTAAGTAGGATATCCAGAAGTAGTTCAAATATAACTGGAAGATACTTTCAGAACAGTAGTGACATACCATCCTAGAAACAGTAATTACTTTTCTGAAGCTAATTTGCTGAACTGAGACTTTATAGAACTAGAAATTAATTCTTTAGACAAGTCAGATGCTTAAGCTTGTGATATACATATATTTCTCAATTATCAGATAATAGTATTTCAGATTATGGAAGCGTATCTGCTCATTTCACTGATTTATACTGAATGGCTGCAAATGTTAGGTAGGGCATAAAAATACAGCTCATGAAGGACAGGTTTAACATCTCTATTTCAAGACCTGTTCTTACGTGACTATTTCTTTCAGGGTAGCTGAGCGCAGAATTGGTTGCACAATCTAATTTGGGAGCTATACAGGTGGTAAAGTAACCATCTCCCCATCCAGCTCAAATTCATCAGCTCCATCTGGTGAAAAGAGATACGTTGGAGGTTTCCACAGGGACTCTTCAAGGCAAGATGGATACAGCTTTCCTACAGTGCACCGGAAGTCTTTCCCCAAGTCCCACAGCACACGTTCTGATATATGCTGTCTTAGAAACCAGCGATCAAGTTCCAGGTCATATTGATAGGTGGCATACTTTGCTCTCTCGTTCATGTGGGTTTCTCGTATAAAGACGCATAAAGAATTAGAGATGACAACGGCTCTAACGCAGGGGTCAGAATACCGCTTGGCAGGGATATTAGCTGCCATTCTCCACTCATTTTTATTCACATCATAGATTTCCACAGTTACGGAAGACCCATCTACAGTACTACTTGGGAGTCTTATACCGGAATTGCTGGCGATATGCAATCCTCCAATATAGAATATTTTATCTCCAAAAGCGGCAGCTGAAGCAAAACATCTACTTGTTTGTCTCATAGCCATTTCTACCCAAGCATCTGACCTGGGAAAATAACAGTACATCAAGTTGTGTGCCATTACATAAATGCAGTTGTGAACTGCTACTGCTGTGCTCCATTGCCATGCACATGGCAATGGGCTTACCATGGTCCATTCATCTTTTTCCGTATCGTATCTTTCCACAGTTCTCCTGTTGAGTTCTCCTCCTACGCTGTCTCCTCCAATTGCATAGATGTATCCTTCACAGCAAACCAGGGATGGCTTTATACGAACAAAGAGCATTGGCGTCTTTGGAAACCAGGTGTTTTGCTGTGCATCAAACCAGTAAAAGCAATTCACAGTTCTGAAGGCAGCCTGGAGTTTGCTGCTTTTACTGTGATTGGTTTTCGTGTTTTTCAGAGGAACTTGCCCACCTGCTATATAGATATCATTATCAGGAGTTACAAGTGTTCCAACCTTATGCAAATCAGCAGGAGGGTTGCAGAGTTTGTAAACTTTTTCTGCCTGTGGGCTGTAACAGACAGAAGAATAAAGACTACCAGggttttcagcagcagcttcaaTGAATATCATCATCTCTTCTTTAGTCATACCAAGTCTGGGCTTGAAAAACTTGGGCATAGATTTGTACAGTCCTTGCACCACAACTGATTTATCATTAGGCGGTAAACCTTGAAACCAGGCTCTCTGTGTTACTTCTGAAAGTGCATCAATTCGAATTTGGCTAAGAACAGAGGACAAATACTGTGATCGTGATTCTGTGTTGTATTCCAGCCATAACATAGCAGCTTCACGAACTGTCTCCTCCTTTTCCACATTTAAATTGTCACTGCTTAAAATATCTATCAGTAGATCATGAGACAGTTGCATGAAAGCCTCCTGGTGGTACACAGCTGTGAACTTGTGCTCTACCATTCTTTTAGCACTCTGTTTTAACTCCTCACAGCTGAAGAGATCAGCAAAACTTAACAGACGCACACAATTTtctgcattaatttttttaattaagtattcCCTACATCGTTGTAGCACATCTTCTACctataacaaagaaaaaacacatgaagGAACAGATTGTATGCAGTAATACTTAACTTACCAGCAGTAGGTAAAAATACCCACACTTAGAAGTGAACAACCAAGTTTAAGCCTGGAATActacacatacacaaaaatacaGGAGTGACTTAACTGATTCATACAGATTAAGTACATCTCGTGATGATGCCCCTTTGAGAAAATAATTATCTAAATGTTACAAGTGCACTGTTTTACTTCCACCCTCCAAAGAGACCTTCAAGTCAGGAGGAACATATGTG
This Dromaius novaehollandiae isolate bDroNov1 chromosome 2, bDroNov1.hap1, whole genome shotgun sequence DNA region includes the following protein-coding sequences:
- the KBTBD2 gene encoding kelch repeat and BTB domain-containing protein 2; the encoded protein is MSTQDERQINTEYAVSLLEQLKLFYEQQLLTDIVLIVEGTEFPCHKMVLATCSSYFRAMFMSGLSESKQTHVHLRNVDAATLQIIITYAYTGNLAISDSTVEQLYETACFLQVEDVLQRCREYLIKKINAENCVRLLSFADLFSCEELKQSAKRMVEHKFTAVYHQEAFMQLSHDLLIDILSSDNLNVEKEETVREAAMLWLEYNTESRSQYLSSVLSQIRIDALSEVTQRAWFQGLPPNDKSVVVQGLYKSMPKFFKPRLGMTKEEMMIFIEAAAENPGSLYSSVCYSPQAEKVYKLCNPPADLHKVGTLVTPDNDIYIAGGQVPLKNTKTNHSKSSKLQAAFRTVNCFYWFDAQQNTWFPKTPMLFVRIKPSLVCCEGYIYAIGGDSVGGELNRRTVERYDTEKDEWTMVSPLPCAWQWSTAVAVHNCIYVMAHNLMYCYFPRSDAWVEMAMRQTSRCFASAAAFGDKIFYIGGLHIASNSGIRLPSSTVDGSSVTVEIYDVNKNEWRMAANIPAKRYSDPCVRAVVISNSLCVFIRETHMNERAKYATYQYDLELDRWFLRQHISERVLWDLGKDFRCTVGKLYPSCLEESLWKPPTYLFSPDGADEFELDGEMVTLPPV